The DNA segment TGGAACTAATTTACATTGCTAATTACAACAAAACTCAAATCAGGTACaaatttcaatatcaatttttCAGTTcctgagttatttcccttaatataaaacattacgTACAAGCAgtggcatcatctgtgtccaaTGGACACATTCctcgtttattttatttagattagacCTGAGCTAATATCACAGTCGACTGCCTATAAATGTGAATTGATGTTTTTCATTCAATGCTTtgtagaaatttaaaattttcatccatttaatttaatttatggTCAAGTATACCTTTCCCCaaatcatgttttatgaagCAAGGTCCTATGTGATAACAgtatgtccattttttttacaatctcAAAAATTCAACAATCATCAGTATTCACAACTGCTATTCTCAATGGTTATTATAGACAATTGttcaaattcttaattattgCATCTATATACATTACTTTAAAACTTTCTATGCATGTGCATTCATAATAAAACATTGCAACAACACACACTGAACACAATAGATTTTAcctttatattaataaaattgtttctaCAGTATATAATGATATTGTTTTTAGTGGGACACAGCTGGTCAAGAAAGATTTAGAACAATAACATCAAGTTATTACAGAGGAGCACATGGTATTATTGTTGTGTATGATGTCACAGATCAAGTAAGTCATGATATTGAAAAATCTGTTAAGTTACTAAATTCAAATGGAATAACACTAAAACAGTAGTTGTCAGTGTAGAAATGGAAGCTATCAATAGTAACAATCAGAACTATAATGATTTATTGTGGTGCAAGTCCGAAGTAAAAAGGGAAGCTGACATACTAAAAAGGATTTCTGTTCAGACTTTTTAGAAGGTTGTGGTCATTCCATCAGtaaataaactatttgtattgtattgtattgataaaaaaaccTAACAAGTACAAGTTATTAAAGTTGATCCTTTTATTACTTCAGGAAAGACAAATATAAGCATACCTGTGGAATAAGCAATAAGCAATTGAAATATTAATGTAtagtttgtctgtttatctttttttcttttttagccattgcatgtcagtttattttgatGCCCCATTCATTGGCAttatttttctggtctgtggatTTGTCCATCCTTCCATCAGTTCATCCTTTcatctgtcctgcttcaggttaaagcttttggtcaaggaagtttttgatgaagttgaagttcaatgaacttgaaacttagtacacatgttcccgaTGATATGATCATTCTAattctaatgccaaattagagtttttatcccaatttcaaggtccactgaacatagaaaatggtaGTGCAGTTGgagcatccatgtactatggacacattcttgttaatgaatgagtttgaatgtctatGGATATTGTCCACTTGTATAATGTACTCTATTATAGAATTCATGTAAATTGAATTTCAATTGACATTAATAAATCATGATGATGTATTTGTAAAATgctataaaaatatgtattgttttttcaaaagttttgtactCTTTTTCTTTTCAGGAATCatttaacaatgtaaaacagtgGTTACAAGAAATTGACAGATATGCTagtgaaaatgtaaataaattactAGTAGGAAATAAATCTGACCTGGAAACCAAGAAAGTAGTAGATTATACAACAGCTAAAGTAAGTTATTCATAGTGATGGTATGGATGGGTTGGTTGCTGAAAagttattgatttaaaaatcacccatgtacatatttaatgaattttattaaaaccaGGTATTTGCTGATGATTTTTAAGAGTGATATGACTCTTATATTAATActaaatcttttgaaaatacaatatttaaggTTAGATATTCCACAATCACCAATAATCACTGTGAAATATTTTCAGTATGTTTCAAGAATTTTTGTTGCACATCTGTCAGAttcaaattattccaaaaatTGAATCTTGATCTGTCAATCACAAAGAGTGTCTTTTAAATCGGCTAgaataaaatacttttatgtTTAAGTGTTCTTTCAAATCATggtattttgttgttgttgtgaaacatatatatatgcagaAAATAACTCAGTTTTGCTAATATCTCATTTTATTTACAGCTTTgcaaattagaattaaaaaaaaatctctattttgCAGGAATATGCAGATTCTTTAGGAGTACCTTTCCTAGAAACAAGTGCAAAAAATGCTACGAACGTTGAACAAGCATTTATGACGATGGCGgcagaaattaaaaatagaatgGGTCCAGTTACAGCTGCAGCTGACAACAAAtctaatgtaaaaataaatccaaGTACTCCTGTGAAACAAGGAGGTGGAGGATGCTGTTAATAGACTAAATGTACCGaacttttgatttgagaccAATTGGGATAACAGAGTTAAGCCCTTGCTTTACTCATAGTCAAGATTTGACAAAAGACTCGTATATATGTGATTAATGTGGTTCAAATTTTGACTTGAGAATTAATTTATAAGTAGGGGTATACATACAGTTACCTTTTGAGGGATTTGTATCTAGCAAGTGCTTTTACAAAGAAAAACTAAATGTAACAAAGTTTTATGGTTCAAAAAGAAATAACTCtgtattatttttcagttttgtaattttgaagaGAGCTTTAAGCagttattttacatatatttaggAAAAAATCCTCACTTTCAATTAACActaatttctaaaattatcaattttctttGCCAAATGTGAAATGTAAAATTAGAATAATTAATTGTGATCAATGAACCTTGATATTAGCCTATTAACGGCTGCTTAAGCTAAAGGGgagattgatatttaagttatttaATTCAACATTGATTCTGGCTCCATACTTGTCATGAAGACACAGAAAACTATCTGTGTTGGACATTTGTTTATACACATCATGATTTTATTcacttataaattataaaattgttaaatatttatgttttttgcttattattgtataaatatatgtaaataagtGAATGAGAGATTggatatttgtgttatttgttgCTTTTTACCTTTATCTACATCTTGTAGCAATATCTTATTGAAGAGTCTAACTACAGAAGACTTAATTTCAGTAAACCATACAAAAGAATGGTTAATTATtactttcttttaattttaaagttttcctTTTGATAACATGAGCAAGTTAATGCCCCAAACCAACATTTTGTAATCACCTATAATTGGTCAGCCAGTCGGGCTGTACACACTACTTGTTAAGAAAAAGGGGGATATGATGATTGAATGATGTGAATTTATTTTGGTATGATTGTAACATTGTAAAACATTAAGAAATTGGGTCaagaagaatgaaaaaaaaaatcataaacatgtattatCACGCTGATTTCAAAACCtagataattttatttgtttaaaataaatgcaacTCTGAagaaattcttattttatttgcataattttttgtgtgtttactGTTGTTTATTCTCATAACTCAattaaaataagagaaaaaaattatagattTGTCTATTAATATATAAGTTAACTGTCTTAATCTTTGTAAGTGTTTCATGAATGGCCATACAATACAATGGAAGATTTTGTTTGAAAAGAAAGTATGAACTATATCAGATTCATAGTGTcttgaataaaatacaaatatgtattaaaaatattattttaaatcagAATAAAGGAGATGTACCATGCAGTAGAATAAGAAATACTTAAGAGCTTATAAATCTTTTTATGATGTCAGACGGCTTGTAAAATGTCAGTGAACtaaattaatattgtaaatatatgtttatctaTTTATCTAACAATACTTTTTTCATACTCGTACAGTCATGTATTTTTGACAAGTCATTTAATGTATTGCCAGGTTGTTAGATATTggattattatttttagttgAAGAAAGTACTTGTATACGAAAGATGAGAATATTATATGACCATTCAACATGTTAAGCgccaaaatatgtttttagaCTGTCAGCATGCTTATGATTGTGTTTCTTAATCTTATTCCAAGCTTAACTGATTCATTGCTGGGATTTACTTTCTAAGATTGAGACATTTAATGTATCATGATGTACAATTGTATAACTTGTGCATATCAACTAAGAACTAAACATTGTtcatgtcaatttaaaaaaaggcacATTTTGattctttaatatttcattgccttatttattattttcctttatGATAAATTTCTTACCATGGATCactttcaattaatattttaggTTAGGAAATAAGGTCAGCTTATGTCTTTCATTACACACAATACTTGTTTCCACAAGTAAATATTTTAGACTTACATGTAACATTATATTATATGTGAATGTAGATTTACTAGTTGCATTGAAACTTACATCTATGTACGATTGCACCAATTTTCATATAGTCAGTTACTGTATGTCAGACAAGCAGGCTTGTGTGTCAATGATATGTATATAAGGACATCTATGGAAACATACTTTTCAGTCAGACGATTAAATCTCTCAAATTCACTTTCTTTTTGTATAGTTTCAAATGCCTGTGTAGTTTATTTCAGAGATAACACAAAATGTCTTGCCTTCTCAGTGTGAGACTTacagatgatgttctctcactaaataatacaaaatttggtgactatgttgaatgaagctatcccattgaactagagataaaggataaaGTCTGCTTcctatcttgacttacatctagaaattgacaatgaaggtcagctaaaaaacaaaacttatgacaaaagagatgatttcagcttgtGAACTtcccatttctatgtagcaacattccagcagcgcctgcatacggagtatatcccccaattgatatgatattcctGGGCTTGTATTTCTCATcgtgatttccttgatagaggattgctgctcacaaggacgctattaaaccaagagttccaaatgatgaagttgaatccctttgtaaatttgttGGACACCATCactagttggttgaccgttatagaataacagtttcacagatgatattggatatgttaCCCTTCCCTTTCGACGAATGTGTCCTACCGAAATTAGACTATTTAGAGTGTAATAACTTCAGCAACATGATGGATGCCACATGTGACGTAGAATCTGCTTACTTATCTataacacctgagatcaccccagtttttgatggggattgtgttgctaagtctttagttttcaatgttgtgtcttCTGAACTACTATTcgtctttttttttagccattaCCATAAGGGGTATATTTTTCTACATGGTTCTTCTCCAacttttaatcaaatgttttatgctttgaatttttttgggggaaaGTCATTTTGACACGTTTTGTATAAGTCATTATGTATTGGATGTTTGTTTCAATTGCAGCCATTTACTTTTATGCATCAATTGAAAGAGGCTGATTAATGACCTTCATAATGGTCAAGTAATGTTGAATTCCTTATAATAGTTTAACATTAAGTTTAAGGATTAGAAGAGCCAACTCTCatagaaaattttgttattCTATGCAGTTTCATCACCATCATTGCATTTTAAATTCCAAACGAATAGGGAGATGCTGCCTTGTAATCAGGCTTGCATTACTTTggaatatgaaaatgttttatacaagtaaaatGAGATGTTaagtatatattaataaaacagcaacacaaaaaaaagagaagTCTCAGTCCAACATATTGTCTTCAACATAAAAATACTCCTGCACACAAAATGTCAAGCTTTTAAAAGTTGCGCAGAttctaaaaacaataaaaatttaaaaggctTCCAAGGATCTGCCATTAATATAGTTTTCTCCacacaacaaaaagacaaaaaaaacccagtatATATGACAAAGGTTCCAATCttaaaaattggagttatctacctttgtCTATAATAGCTGTTAAATCTACAACAACCaatgcaatatttattttacttccCACTGATAATATGAAGCAATCTTTACCGTATAATGCTTTCAAGCACTTTGATTCAATGTAACAACAGAGTAGCTTAAAAGATGACAGACCATGATCAGTAAGTGACAAACCTGGTTTGATTTGCTTCTACATTTCCTCAATTACAGTTTTAACTGGTTAATACTTTCCAAGCTCAAAATTACAATAAACGTAAAGAAACAAGAGTATCATTGACACTAGTTGTGCCCACATGCGTTATGATTGAGATTTCAGTTTTCCAGTTTTTGCTTTGATTTTGCTGTTTTCATCGGTTTTTCTGCCAGAATAGACAACCAAGGATTTAAGATACAGTTGTCTGTTATATCATAAGTTAAGTTTTAATTCTTTTCTTGTTACCCTTTGAACTTAATTTATCAGAAACTGCACGAGACTAGCTTGCGCCGACTGAattcttcaaaaaaatattttgacttctACAAAAGaataatcagtgacgctcgtatcaaaaaaaataagagtcaaacaaataaacgaataaGAGTTCATAGATGATTTAGAATTCTgaatttttttaaccaaaacacAGATAAGTTATTTTGCGATGtatgataaaatataacatttccGGGATTAACAATCGTAACATATCAAGAACAGAACAATGTGAAAgctaaacaatattttgtaaaagaagATTTGAATATCATAAGAATACCAAAGCTTTAATATTGTCAAATTGTAGTGTATCTTTACAGTAAACTTACATTTAGGTACAATATCAGCAAGGCAAATAAGTCATCGTCAGAATTACAGTCGTTAACAATAATATGTCACGAAAGACGTAACAATGTTGACCAAACACGATAGATCTACAAGCGATCATCCAATACTGCAATAATATTCGATATTGATAACAACTGGTTCAATCAATAAACATTGTtctattcttttgttttaatttccaaacaaaaaaatactgttgTATTTTCTAGAGTTGCCCATCTTTGCACATTTTACTTTTCTCAGTTCAATTCTCTGACGAATGCAATCGAATACAATTTTCAGTGAAATAcatttcatccaaaaaaaataaaatgaagctGAATCTTACAAGATGGTACTGACACTTCATTGTATAGAAAAAGCCACAACTTCAACTTTTAATACTATTGTGAAAACTACCATTTGGGCTTAAGCCATGACTTTTAATGTAATTGATTTGCATTTGTTGGAATTGGTTGGTATTTTTAAGTTTGAAATTGTATGTCTCCTATTGCAGTTGTTTTTGGTCGGCTATAGAACCATTTTTCATATTAATATGATGTGACTCATGGTCTCATATGACCACCATTTCTTATAAAAACACGAGGATGGATAAATACCTGATGAGGAactttctatttgaaataaacacatcatagataccaagagtgaaattttcaaaaaatttcctTTGAGTTtgctatttttgttattttacttttgaatctTAAGATAAAATATGGTAGCACGTAACAATACACAAGAGTAGCGCTGTCTCAAATCCAACGCATTTGTCCACACCAGAAGCTGTATTGACGCCAGTTGTTTGTGTCCTATTGGGAAAATCTTCCATCGTAAATACGAGCTTTCCTCTTTCGAACGTATAAGTCATGCCAATTTGTGTGTTTTTAGATGACGACTGTATTGTTAACGCCGATTGTCCGCCTGACTCATTTATCACTGTGATCTGGATGTagctttggtttacagaaacaTCAAATTCAAATCCTTTGTATTTCAATCCTTTCATTGCCCAACGATTGACACCTGGTAATAGGTGAGGATTAAAGTCTAACTGTGATTCACGAATCCGTATTCCACCATAGCCGAAAATGACAGCCTGCAACAAACCTCCTGCTCCAGTTATAAAATTTACACATCTTGGTCCATCAGGCGAATTTGAAGGTTTCTCACTGAAGACCTGGAAAGtgtataatgtttatttatattaactacaaattcaaaataaaagtttaaaaacattatCCATCCGAGGCGATTTACCTTTATCgtgaacgctcaaagccaaggAGGATGAACAAATTCATAAACACTTGAAACGTTGTAGGACCAAAGGAGCATACACAATAGTAGTCTATTCCATAGATGATAATCTTTTTTCACAAGGAAGTTGACTTGTTCAAATAATGCTTGCAAAAAAGAAACGAAACAAAAAGTCTAATAGAAGAAGTCTCGTCGAAATGTTTCGAAATGTCGAAGATTTTACATTGTTATGGTAAAATAGATAAGCTTATGTTACAAAGCAACTAGATCCTTTGAGTCATGAAAgagacaatatttaaaaaaaaagtaattaataatgaaaagaaTCAcactttattaaaattaaaatcaggTAAGTctataaacatttgtattttggTTGTGCGTATTCATCTTTCAAATATAATTCCACTCATCTGTTTCTGGATGTATTCCGTCGTGCcaatttcaaacaaacatgTGATACTTGCAATTTTTCGGATGTATCACACCATGAAATACAAAGGAAATACAAAAATCTCTTTGCATTATTTCTAATTAGTTGAAAATATACACCAAGTGTCGTCAATATTGTGAATATGACTATCTTATTGAAGAAATTAAAGGGAAAATaccaaaatgtgtttttaatttcagtttggAAACTAGAAAGAGTGATACTCATATGCAGAGTCCATTGACAATACGACACATAAAGTTATTGATTAGTCACACAACGCATTATTATAAGATAAAGAaatagtcttttttttattttaacatttatgtGTTTGTTACCTTAAATGGACCATTTATATTTCTTAGTAGCATTTTGAACATATCTTGAGCTCTTTGTTCATCCTGCAACTCTAGCCAGCCAACAGTGTGCATACTCCAAGTTCCAGTGTCTGGCCCAAATTGATCGGTCATCTGAAATACATTATTCGCATTATATTTCGATTGACAACATATATATGAAAGCgattctttcaaaatatttatcatcgATACTTTCAAACTggacaacaacaacaacaaaaaaatataccaaaaaatatatgattttgattttgcctgaCATTATGCTGGTATTGTgcagattttatttatatatatggcGCAAATGAACGATGTTTTAGTTTCGCAAATCGTTCAATTTACCTTGTTCAAAAGAGAATAGACAACTTGTATCCGTAACCGtttctatatctatatctaAAGACTTGAACTCAGTGCAATATTAAGAGATACATCTCTTCTATTTCAGAACAATATGCATCCAACTttagtttttaatataaaaaaaacagtaaacaagaatgtgtccatagtaaaCGGATGCCTAAACTGCATTATCATtctctatgtttagtggaccgtgaaaacgGTGAATAATCTCCAataaggcattaaaattagaaagatcatatcacagggaacatgtgaactaagtttcaagtggattggacttcaacttcatcaaaaacattaacctgaaAAGAAactcacagaccagaaaacataatgcccataaatggggcataaaaacatcaaaggtctcaaccaggcttataattttgtatgtGCTGATATTTTTGTCTCAGTGACTctcgaatcaaaaaagttaaacggCCAAATAAGTCACGAAGTGAGGAGCATTGAGAATTCCTAgaatctttataaaattcagCCAAGACAATTTATTTCTGAGATGGAAAATCCATTTTCCTTTCGTACCCTTTTAAAAGTGTATCCATTGCAAAACATAAACTTTTCCGTTTATGCAAATCAGCAACTCTATAAATCTTTGATtgatattatttgaaatttttgcaAATCCTTTCTTATATAGTGTCATCGCGGacctttttttataagaataagtTTTgggatttttaaaagttaaataatgtCTTTGGGTTGGTTGAGCGGAAAGATACATTTcagctatttattttttcaagtttgaTCTTGTGATCGTGTGGTTTATCATAAACTACGAGGAGATACACACAAACGTACACTTAGCTAATAAAAGgtattttgaaaacatgaaaTCTTTGAAGTTTTACACAGCGACTCATAATAATCAAAGGGTTGTCTTTTTTTGGGGCTTGTTTGTTGGTCCATTAATTTtccattattttaatttcataaagtATTAATAAGCGTAGCAGTAGTATATCACTGTTCACAATTCATTCGTcgatttagagaaaacaaaataaacaatgtgTACCTCTTAGTTAGTGTTCTATCATATATCTTACTTTTTCATATACTACCAGGTCATTTCGTCTTATTTCAGGGTCCATTGGCATTAACAATGGAAATCCCAGGAGAACGACATCAGATTGCTTTATTTTATCTAATGTAAAAAATCTTGacatatttcttaaaattattaGGCAAACATTCATTAAGTTGAACGAGGACTGTTTTGGGATAATTCACATGAAAATATTGTTccattacaatttaaatcaactTATTCAGCATGACCTTCAAAAAACAGTTTGCTCTCTTTTCGAATTAATGAAATAATCTAATGCACTTAAAACAGAAGTACACAAGTACGCTGAAATGCATTGTCTTCTTTATtgatcatatttaaatttttattcaaagtctTTAATAAAAGTTTCATCATGAGTATCATTGATCCATGTACATAAGGTAAGATAAATCCTGCAAGACAAACATAGCCGTCATAAAATCATACTCCAAATTAAGTTGATTACAGTATATAAAAACATCCACAGCTACGAAACACGatattgacaaaaaaactatgaaaataaggCAAAGGTCGGATTAACCCAGCCAGCCAGACATAAATAgcatacaataataaaaaaaaatatatttgactaAGTGCTTTTAATATCTAAAAAACTTATCTAACAAGGAAAATTTTACGTTGACCAAATAACCATGAAATGAAGTTCAGGATTACATGAACACTGCTAAACAGACATGTAAAGCATGCAATTATTTCAACGCATAAAGTCTTACTTTCTACGACTTTTTGTTTACTGCGATACAAAAATCTTTGTTAAACATTAACATACCTTTTAATCTGAATCCCTCAAACTGAGGATGAAATCTTTTACGCTCGTCAAAGAGTATTTTGAGTTTTCTTGCAGTTTTCTTATACTTTTCTATTTCTTCTTTATTCTGTAGGTCAATactaaaatacaataaacagatataagaagatgaggtatctCGAgtaccaaagagacaactctccacccaagttacaatctataaaagtaaaccattgtagatcaaagtacggtcttcatcacagagccttgtctcacaccgaacagcaagctataaaagccccaaaccacatcaacaaacgacaacttctATACATCAGATTCTTAGGACAgctgcaaacaattgcagcgggtttaaacgttttaatggtaccaaacattcttatctgaaacaatagtgtaaaatcaaaacatagaaatacacactttaaaatattaattaaaatgacTAAACTCAATCACAACTCAACGcaaataaatatacatagaACGAATACAGCTAcattaaatcaattgaaatctAAATATCGATTGATTACTTGATATCTAGTTACACAATATGGAAAAACGTGGAAAATATcgaaaatatgtaaattaatgATAATGATACATGGAAACAATTAAGAATATGTAGCAGTAACAATAATACTTGAAGACTGAAAAAGAGGATGGTATAATCCCATAAAGATAACTATACAAGAAATAACCTGTCTTTTAATATACGAACATTTGTACTCCTGCTACTACCGGTTAATTTTTTGGTGAATGTTCAGAATAGTTCATAGTCGTAAATATTACCCTTTGTAATTGTCGTATAGAAATGAAGGCAGCATCAAACTTAACTTTGCGTTGTAGTTAGTAAATACTGAATTGTTAATGTTGTAATGGTATTCGTCTGGTCCCATTACACCTGCACATATACAATAATCAATTTAGTATAAcaagttttgttttctgttgaaGAAATGAAATGAACAATTCGTACTTTTAACTGGAAAATATGGTAATTTATTTGTATGGTTAATACCCACTTCGTAGTGCTTTTGTTTTGACCtgctttaattatattttcataattatctTTATCCCCCCTTGTCAGTTTTGAAGTTTGTTTGTCCTTTATAAGGTTGAATGCTTTTCTAAATGACCTCGAATGTGTTTTCCAGATATGTTATTTTAGCATCAATAAAGAAAGAACAGCGGAAGACAAATTTACCCTGAATTTATTTCATACAAGGTCTAGTTCTGAAAATTTCCatcaatatattataaaagaataaacAGATATAACATTACTTTTCAATGGTTTTATCAATTTAACGATTTAAAAAACACAGTGCAAATAGAGTTGACTCTCTTTTTTGCTTTCAAAAATTTATCcgatatataatttagtcacATAAAGGGTGGTATCAATTTCTTATTGTTGATTCAGAATTTCAGATTTTCAGCTTACTTATTCATAACAGGGCTTTATTGTCATCAACTCTGTAAAGTGTCAGATTTCTGACATTGATTTATGAGTTATTTGGATATAGTGCATGTTCAGATAAAATCTggttagtgttttttttttgttttatgagcATTCACATGAATCAGTTGCCAATTgcgaaaaaaagaaagatttttattttttttgtatcttaaaAATAGAATTGATTTGAGATTAACTAAAGAAACATAAACTCACTTTAGAAAtcatattaatttatatatatatacatatatatatataaattttataccaaaaaagtaaactttttgCGGTTCCTTGAACTTAAAAACACAGATATACATGTGCAATTATAATCGAGTATCTATTTGGTTCGGGTAGGGTTAGATTCTACTTGTTATATGTATTTAGCAGTGTTTTAGGTTTTATGAGgggtattttgaataaaaaaactaacGATAACATTTCTTCACCTAATATGTTATTCCCGTCGTCAGTTTTATTGACACGGCTTTCCCAGAATTTTGCAATCTCTAAAGCAAGTGACAATCCACCGTTGGTCAACATATCAATTGCAGCATCTTTAGATGATATGAAAATGTATTGTCGTAGAGCATATGAAACATCAGCTGTCACATGAACTTGGTATTTGGATGCTAAATCCCAAGGACACGTCTCTATACCTGTGTAATGAAATGAGTCATTCTCAATAACTGTTTTCGATTATTCGCTTCCACAATTAATGCaccattttaaaacaatagaCGCACACAACTATGCACGGACATAGATTAATTGAAAAACGTGACATGTTTGGAATATAAACAAAGGCACACGATACCATTGTTTAAACTAGTATTCTTGtacttaatttataatttcctGTGTTATAATCTAGAAACCAATGTTTGTGCCTTGTCTGTCTTTTGCTCATGACGTTGCCAATCCGGGAAATTACGTTTTTACATCAATCGAGTTTTCTTATGATATTGGACCAATATTTGAACATAACAAAATTTGGTAAGTAATTGCTATATGTCAAgtgaataaaatgtttatttgccAATATTAAGTGTATTTTAATACCAGTAACAGCTTGTTCCCATGGGAATCGTGCTCCCAAATACCCAGTTCCTTTGGCGTTTGCCTTTGTTGTATCTAGCACTCGAATTCTAGAATTTATCATTAGGCGAGCTAAATTAGGGTGAAACATCATATTTGGTGGCATTATCCATGTATCCATATCCCAGTACACGTGACCTGCA comes from the Mytilus trossulus isolate FHL-02 chromosome 3, PNRI_Mtr1.1.1.hap1, whole genome shotgun sequence genome and includes:
- the LOC134711545 gene encoding ras-related protein Rab-1A, with the translated sequence MSTMNPEYDYLFKLLLIGDSGVGKSCLLLRFADDTYTESYISTIGVDFKIRTIELDGKTIKLQIWDTAGQERFRTITSSYYRGAHGIIVVYDVTDQESFNNVKQWLQEIDRYASENVNKLLVGNKSDLETKKVVDYTTAKEYADSLGVPFLETSAKNATNVEQAFMTMAAEIKNRMGPVTAAADNKSNVKINPSTPVKQGGGGCC
- the LOC134710801 gene encoding protein-glucosylgalactosylhydroxylysine glucosidase-like, with protein sequence MTSTVQKRWRWIGHVLRRQAEDLTRVALRWTPEGKRKKGRPKTTWSRTVEAEIKEHGISWGVIEKKAQNRDEWKVLALCAPGIIRTSCAISKSPSTDTFCYHLESKKCIHYKHTMRKYNINTCGHIDLSYSLPDEKFMPPIGNGHIATNVLGDTIYMNGFYNGYREDSHRARLQATTAVDVQFDDGLDSRYYALDMLNGIFYQNIYHPTQNTSITIMYFAHRKYDTLLVTHVSVQQIAPTDIRFICRKGGFSQDVANFSEVKVDNSTTYWSGENKRPETDDLEPMRFHHVWTEKVHLSEEFINGSYTSNWISITSIGTDKEKVFSSYRKTLEMRHDELVNQHKQEWNRIWKNGHIEIHGDDKELQMNIHAAFYNILSSLPQKQNVHNPFIGLSPGGLSRGGKINPNKTGGPSNDYAGHVYWDMDTWIMPPNMMFHPNLARLMINSRIRVLDTTKANAKGTGYLGARFPWEQAVTGIETCPWDLASKYQVHVTADVSYALRQYIFISSKDAAIDMLTNGGLSLALEIAKFWESRVNKTDDGNNILGVMGPDEYHYNINNSVFTNYNAKLSLMLPSFLYDNYKGIDLQNKEEIEKYKKTARKLKILFDERKRFHPQFEGFRLKDKIKQSDVVLLGFPLLMPMDPEIRRNDLVVYEKMTDQFGPDTGTWSMHTVGWLELQDEQRAQDMFKMLLRNINGPFKVFSEKPSNSPDGPRCVNFITGAGGLLQAVIFGYGGIRIRESQLDFNPHLLPGVNRWAMKGLKYKGFEFDVSVNQSYIQITVINESGGQSALTIQSSSKNTQIGMTYTFERGKLVFTMEDFPNRTQTTGVNTASGVDKCVGFETALLLCIVTCYHILS